CCTGTCGGCAGGCGTCATGGGATTCCTGACCCGCCGCCTCCACGCCGTCGAACGCCTTGCCCTGATCGTCGGGGCGGCGCTCCTGTTCCAGCCCGGGATGGCCCCATCGCTGGCCGGGCTCGCGGTATGCGTGCTGGTTCTGCTGCGCTCGGCGGCCAGAGGCCGGGGGGAGCCGCGACCGGCCGAAGCCGGAGGCGGCGGGTAGCTAGAGCGGGATCTCCTGGTAGGGCTGCGTGCACGGCGTCCCCGACGCCACATACAGCCGGCGTGCCGTGAGATCTTCGACCACCGAGACCACCGTCTCCACCCGCTCCTCCTCCGGGAGGGCGGGATTGGGATGCCGGCACAGCGACTCCGGTCGCCCCTCGTGGTCGCGCAGGATCTCCATCAAGGTCCGGGCATTCAACGCGCGCCGCCGCGCCCCCTCGACGAGGAGGCGGTGCATCCGCCGGGCGCGGTGGTAGGTCGAGGTCTTCTCCTCCGCCAGCGGCTGCCAGATCTTCAGACGGTCGGGATCGACGAAGTGGTTGGCGTGGGCCAGCACCCCGTCGTGGGGGGCCAGCGCGCAGGCGGCCTCCGGGGCCGCCTCGACATTCACCACCTCCGCCGCACCGTCGGCCTGACCGATCAGGAAGTTGGCCGAGCAGGAGCGCGGTTCGTCCGTCACCACTTGCACCGCGTCACGCAGCGAGCGCGCGTGCAGGACGCGCCAGGTGCGGACGTGGAAGGGCGTGCGCAGTTGCCGCCAATCGTCGCGGGAACTGAGCAGGCCGTTGATCACCAGTCCCAGGCCGTGGCCGTTCATGCCGATCTTGCCGCCGACGATCCCCGCCTCGGTGAAGGCCACTACCGCGGTGGCGCCCGTCCGCCGTCGCAGCAGGACCCCGCGGACGGCGGGGAACCAGTCCCAGTTCTGCCCGAGGTAGAGGTGGCCGTCGGCCGAGGCCTCCGGCGTCACGGCGAAGGCCGTGCACCCTCCGGCAGGAATGCCGCAGGACGTCGCCTCGGCCCGGTTGATGGTCGAG
This is a stretch of genomic DNA from Armatimonadota bacterium. It encodes these proteins:
- a CDS encoding C45 family peptidase, translated to MSGLPIVELPGEPHADGVAHGAACAAAIADNLRIYYDRFRREARLTLQETRDRARMYLAVIDRVEPDYGAAMRGIAEGAGISLDDVAVLNARYELLYSQYSTINRAEATSCGIPAGGCTAFAVTPEASADGHLYLGQNWDWFPAVRGVLLRRRTGATAVVAFTEAGIVGGKIGMNGHGLGLVINGLLSSRDDWRQLRTPFHVRTWRVLHARSLRDAVQVVTDEPRSCSANFLIGQADGAAEVVNVEAAPEAACALAPHDGVLAHANHFVDPDRLKIWQPLAEEKTSTYHRARRMHRLLVEGARRRALNARTLMEILRDHEGRPESLCRHPNPALPEEERVETVVSVVEDLTARRLYVASGTPCTQPYQEIPL